From the genome of Vicia villosa cultivar HV-30 ecotype Madison, WI linkage group LG2, Vvil1.0, whole genome shotgun sequence, one region includes:
- the LOC131647038 gene encoding multiple C2 domain and transmembrane region protein 7-like: MINLKLGVDVVGAHNLLPKDGEGSSNAFVELYFDGQKFRTTIKEKDLNPVWNESFYFNISDPSNLHYLTLEAYVHCHSKATNSSSFLGKVSLTGTSFVPLADAVVLHYPLEKRGVFSRVRGEIGLKIYITDNPTIKSSIPSPSGESMQTNDHAEVGGPMNATMNGLSRDKVESSRHSFHHLPNANHHRHQQQSTGYADTHYVTKYEADEMKSDQPQPVKLVHMHSVSSLQPVDFALKETSPFLGGGRVVGGRVVHKDKTSSTYDLVERMYFLYVRVVKARELPSMDVTGSLDPFVEVRIGNYRGITRHFDKNQSPEWHQVFAFSKERMQASVLEVVIKDKDLIKDDFVGIVRFDINEVPLRVPPDSPLAPEWYRLDDKKGEKVKGELMLAVWIGTQADEAFSDAWHSDAACPVDSTPATTTAIRSKVYHAPRLWYVRVNVVEAQDLIPTEKNRFPDAYVKVQIGNQVLKTKTVPARTLNPHWNEDLLFVAAEPFDDHVIISVEDRVGPGKDEIIGRVFIPLNAVERRADDRIIHSRWFNLEKPVIVDVDQLKKEKFASRIQLRLCLDGGYHVLDESTHYSSDLRPTAKQLWRPPIGVLELGVLNAIGLHPMKTRDGRGTSDTYCVAKYGHKWVRTRTLVDNLSPKYNEQYTWEVFDPATVLTVGVFDNSQISGEKGHNKDLKIGKVRIRISTLETGRIYTHSYPLLVLHPTGVKKMGELHLAIRFSCTSFANMLYLYSKPLLPKMHYVRPFAVMQLDMLRHQAVNIVAARLGRAEPPLRKEVVEYMSDVDSHLWSMRRSKANFFRLMTVFSGVFAVGKWLGDICMWLNPITTVLVHVLFLMLVCFPELILPTLFLYLFLIGVWNFRYRARYPPHMNTRISQADAVHPDEMDEEFDTFPTSKNPDVVRMRYDRLRSVAGRIQSVVGDLASQGERIHAMLSWRDPRATSLFITFCLLSALVLYVTPFQVVAGLAGFYFMRHPRFRNRLPSAPINFFRRLPARTDSML; the protein is encoded by the exons ATGATCAACTTAAAGTTAGGAGTAGATGTGGTTGGTGCTCACAATCTGCTTCCTAAAGATGGAGAAGGTTCTTCTAATGCCTTTGTGGAACTTTACTTCGACGGCCAAAAGTTTCGAACGACCATTAAAGAAAAGGATCTTAATCCTGTTTGGAACGAGAGCTTCTACTTCAACATATCTGATCCTTCCAATCTGCATtatctcactcttgaagcttatgtcCATTGCCATTCCAAAGCTACTAACTCAAGTTCCTTTCTTGGCAAGGTTAGTCTTACCGGGACTTCTTTTGTCCCTCTAGCTGATGCTGTTGTTTTGCATTATCCGTTGGAAAAGCGCGGGGTTTTTTCGCGTGTAAGAGGAGAGATTGGCCTTAAAATTTATATTACTGATAATCCAACCATAAAATCCTCGATTCCGAGTCCTTCTGGCGAGTCTATGCAGACGAATGATCATGCTGAGGTTGGTGGACCTATGAATGCAACGATGAATGGTTTGTCTCGCGACAAGGTTGAGTCCTCGAGACACTCATTTCATCACCTGCCTAATGCAAATCATCATCGGCATCAACAACAGTCCACCGGCTATGCGGATACTCACTATGTAACAAAGTATGAAGCTGATGAAATGAAATCTGATCAGCCACAGCCTGTGAAGCTAGTGCATATGCATTCAGTTTCATCGTTACAACCAGTCGATTTTGCCCTTAAAGAAACAAGCCCGTTTCTCGGTGGGGGAAGGGTTGTTGGCGGCCGAGTTGTTCATAAAGACAAAACCTCGAGTACATATGATCTCGTGGAAAGGATGTATTTTCTGTATGTCAGGGTCGTTAAGGCTCGCGAGCTTCCTTCTATGGATGTTACCGGGAGTCTTGATCCGTTTGTTGAGGTGAGAATTGGCAATTATAGAGGTATTACCAGACATTTTGATAAGAATCAGAGTCCTGAGTGGCATCAGGTGTTCGCGTTTTCGAAGGAAAGGATGCAAGCATCTGTGCTAGAAGTTGTTATCAAGGACAAGGATCTCATCAAAGATGATTTTGTAGGCATTGTGAGATTTGACATCAATGAGGTTCCTTTGAGAGTTCCACCAGACAGTCCTTTGGCACCCGAGTGGTACCGTCTCGACGATAAGAAAGGGGAGAAAGTTAAAGGTGAGTTGATGCTAGCTGTTTGGATTGGTACTCAAGCAGATGAGGCCTTTTCTGATGCATGGCATTCGGATGCAGCTTGCCCAGTCGACAGCACGCCTGCTACCACGACAGCGATACGTTCAAAAGTCTATCATGCTCCAAGGTTGTGGTATGTTCGTGTCAATGTTGTAGAAGCACAGGACTTGATTCCAACGGAGAAAAATCGTTTTCCGGATGCATATGTCAAAGTGCAGATAGGAAACCAGGTGCTGAAAACAAAGACAGTTCCTGCTAGAACTCTAAATCCACATTGGAATGAAGATCTTTTGTTTGTTGCTGCTGAGCCTTTTGATGATCATGTGATAATTTCGGTTGAAGATCGAGTTGGTCCGGGAAAAGATGAGATCATTGGGAGGGTTTTCATACCATTGAACGCAGTGGAGAGGCGCGCGGATGATAGAATCATTCATTCTAGATGGTTCAACCTTGAAAAGCCTGTTATTGTGGATGTCGATCAGCTGAAGAAAGAAAAGTTTGCGAGTAGAATCCAGCTCCGTCTATGTCTAGATGGAGGATATCATGTTCTTGATGAATCAACTCATTACAGCAGCGATCTTCGTCCGACTGCAAAACAGTTATGGAGGCCACCAATTGGTGTTTTGGAACTTGGAGTGCTGAATGCTATAGGACTCCATCCTATGAAAACAAGGGATGGTAGAGGAACTTCTGATACATACTGTGTAGCAAAATATGGTCACAAATGGGTCAGAACAAGGACACTTGTCGATAATCTTTCGCCTAAATACAACGAGCAATATACTTGGGAGGTTTTTGATCCTGCAACAGTCCTCACAGTAGGTGTCTTTGACAATTCCCAAATCAGTGGTGAAAAGGGTCACAACAAAGACTTGAAAATCGGGAAGGTGAGAATTCGAATATCAACTCTTGAAACAGGAAGAATTTACACACACTCATATCCATTGCTAGTACTTCACCCAACTGGTGTTAAGAAAATGGGTGAACTTCACTTGGCAATAAGATTCTCATGCACTTCTTTCGCAAACATGCTTTACCTATACTCAAAACCACTTCTCCCGAAGATGCACTACGTTAGGCCTTTCGCTGTCATGCAACTCGATATGCTACGTCATCAAGCAGTAAACATAGTGGCAGCACGGCTCGGGAGAGCAGAGCCACCGCTTCGTAAGGAAGTGGTGGAATACATGTCAGATGTTGACTCACACCTATGGAGCATGCGTCGTAGCAAGGCGAATTTCTTTCGCCTTATGACAGTTTTTTCTGGCGTGTTTGCAGTTGGAAAATGGTTAGGTGATATCTGCATGTGGTTAAATCCTATTACGACAGTCCTTGTTCATGTGCTTTTTCTCATGTTGGTTTGCTTCCCGGAGTTGATTTTGCCTACACTTTTTCTCTACCTGTTCTTGATAGGTGTATGGAACTTCAG GTATCGAGCGAGGTACCCTCCTCACATGAACACAAGAATCTCGCAGGCTGATGCAGTACATCCAGATGAAATGGATGAGGAGTTTGATACTTTTCCAACAAGCAAAAACCCTGATGTTGTGAGAATGCGGTATGATCGATTGAGGAGTGTGGCTGGTAGAATACAATCAGTTGTAGGGGATTTGGCTAGCCAGGGTGAGAGGATTCATGCAATGTTGAGCTGGAGAGATCCGCGCGCTACTTCTTTGTTCATTACTTTCTGTTTGTTATCTGCTTTGGTTTTATATGTTACTCCTTTTCAAGTGGTGGCTGGTTTAGCAGGGTTCTATTTCATGAGGCATCCGCGATTTAGAAACAGGCTTCCGTCTGCACCGATCAACTTCTTCCGTCGCCTTCCAGCTAGAACTGATAGTATGTTGTAG